Proteins co-encoded in one Tautonia rosea genomic window:
- a CDS encoding L-lactate permease yields MADVWTQVYDPFDAWPLSTLAASVPVLVLLGLLGSGRASAWQAALAGLLSAMAMAIGVFGMPADLVVAGAGVGMVFAFFRIVWLITAAVFLYNITVETGQFEVMKASIARLSDDRRIQAILVAFSFGAFIEGAAGFGAPVAISAAFLVGLGFRPLQAAILCLVANTAPVAWGAIGTPIRALGEVTSLDPELLSAMAGRILPFLSVIVPWWLVRMMVSWRETVAVWPALVVIGGSFATAQFVWSNYVGYELVDIVSSIASLAAGMLLLRIWKPKEVWHFPEERAEAAEGPVETAYDTIGDLTPARVARAWMPFGLLTIMVILWGIPAIKRTLEASTSWNPPMPRLSVPMTEAAPALGWPRPVLEQAAEKGQDFVSRIAKGEAVTGRVEPEASDFEKVTLDVAPIASTGTAILVAAIASGLLLGLGPKGLVRVFGLSVYRLRWAAVAILCMLGLGFVTKLAGMDAVLGLAFTRTGPMLYPIFGTLLGWLGVALTGSDTASNVLFGNLQRITAEKLGLDPILMASANTTGGVMGKMVDAQSIVVAAAATGEGGREGTILRAVLIHSLALALIVGGIVWLYAHVFPGFVPSPAAESTIAAPE; encoded by the coding sequence ATGGCCGATGTCTGGACACAAGTCTACGATCCGTTCGACGCCTGGCCGTTGTCGACCCTGGCGGCCTCGGTTCCTGTCCTGGTCTTGCTGGGGTTGCTTGGTTCCGGGAGAGCCTCGGCCTGGCAAGCGGCGCTGGCGGGGCTGCTGTCGGCGATGGCCATGGCGATCGGTGTGTTCGGCATGCCTGCTGATCTGGTCGTTGCCGGAGCCGGAGTCGGAATGGTCTTTGCGTTCTTCAGGATTGTTTGGCTGATCACGGCGGCGGTCTTTCTTTATAATATCACGGTTGAGACGGGGCAGTTCGAGGTCATGAAGGCGTCGATCGCTCGGCTCTCGGACGATCGTCGCATTCAAGCGATTCTGGTAGCATTCAGCTTCGGGGCGTTTATTGAGGGGGCCGCGGGCTTCGGAGCACCGGTGGCGATCTCGGCGGCGTTTCTGGTCGGCCTGGGGTTCCGGCCACTTCAGGCGGCCATCCTCTGCCTGGTGGCCAACACCGCCCCCGTGGCCTGGGGGGCGATCGGCACACCGATTCGGGCGTTGGGAGAGGTCACAAGCCTCGACCCGGAACTGCTCAGCGCTATGGCCGGGCGTATCTTGCCCTTTCTCTCGGTGATTGTTCCCTGGTGGCTGGTCCGGATGATGGTTTCCTGGCGGGAAACGGTGGCGGTCTGGCCGGCGCTGGTGGTCATCGGAGGATCGTTTGCGACGGCCCAGTTCGTCTGGTCGAACTACGTCGGTTATGAGCTGGTCGATATCGTCTCGTCGATTGCGAGCCTGGCGGCGGGAATGCTCCTTTTGCGGATCTGGAAGCCGAAGGAGGTCTGGCATTTTCCTGAGGAGCGGGCCGAAGCGGCCGAGGGACCCGTCGAGACGGCATACGATACGATCGGAGACCTGACTCCGGCCCGGGTCGCTCGAGCCTGGATGCCGTTCGGCTTGCTGACGATCATGGTCATCCTCTGGGGGATACCGGCAATCAAGCGAACCCTGGAAGCCTCGACCTCCTGGAACCCGCCGATGCCCCGGCTCAGTGTGCCGATGACCGAGGCAGCCCCGGCGCTGGGATGGCCGAGGCCGGTCCTGGAACAGGCGGCAGAAAAAGGGCAGGACTTCGTCTCTCGCATCGCCAAGGGAGAGGCGGTGACCGGCCGAGTCGAGCCCGAGGCGAGCGACTTCGAGAAGGTCACGCTCGATGTTGCACCGATTGCCTCGACCGGCACGGCCATCCTCGTCGCGGCGATCGCCAGCGGCCTCCTGCTGGGGCTGGGTCCGAAGGGGTTGGTCCGGGTCTTTGGTCTGTCCGTTTATCGCTTGCGGTGGGCGGCGGTGGCGATCCTCTGCATGCTGGGCCTGGGATTCGTGACGAAGCTGGCGGGCATGGATGCGGTGCTGGGCCTGGCCTTTACCCGAACCGGACCGATGCTCTATCCGATCTTCGGCACCTTGCTTGGCTGGCTGGGCGTGGCCTTGACCGGATCGGACACGGCAAGCAACGTCCTGTTCGGCAACCTGCAGCGGATCACGGCGGAGAAGCTCGGACTGGACCCAATCCTGATGGCCTCGGCCAATACGACCGGAGGCGTGATGGGCAAGATGGTCGACGCGCAGTCGATCGTGGTCGCCGCTGCGGCAACGGGCGAAGGGGGACGCGAGGGAACGATTCTGCGCGCGGTCTTGATCCACAGTCTTGCCCTGGCCTTGATCGTCGGAGGGATTGTCTGGCTCTATGCCCACGTTTTCCCGGGGTTCGTCCCGAGTCCGGCGGCCGAATCGACCATCGCAGCGCCCGAATGA
- the hpf gene encoding ribosome hibernation-promoting factor, HPF/YfiA family produces MHIEISTRHGLILEPHQQQYVQQKAEKLLKYFSRLMEIDVVIDHPKNGWSMEMVVSAEHKHDFVARSDAPGLETVTDQVVHMIEQQIRRYKDKIQDHKDEIPHGGTSRSRPDLPEPPESSEAPEVD; encoded by the coding sequence GTGCATATCGAAATTTCAACCCGTCATGGCCTGATTCTTGAACCTCATCAGCAGCAGTACGTACAACAAAAGGCCGAAAAGCTGCTTAAATATTTCAGCCGCCTCATGGAGATTGATGTCGTCATTGACCATCCCAAGAATGGATGGTCGATGGAGATGGTCGTTTCCGCCGAGCACAAGCACGATTTCGTCGCCCGGAGCGATGCGCCGGGGCTTGAGACGGTGACCGACCAGGTCGTCCACATGATTGAGCAGCAGATTCGCCGTTACAAGGATAAGATTCAGGATCACAAAGACGAGATTCCCCACGGTGGAACCTCACGGTCGCGGCCGGACCTTCCCGAGCCGCCCGAATCGTCTGAGGCCCCCGAGGTCGACTGA
- a CDS encoding TolC family protein translates to MRILWLSLVVLQVGPPIELPPLPDARPMEVRTGPAAPGERQVLRVAELEQIALQSNPTLAQAAERIGQARGNVDQAGRYPNPIAGWNSQSLGAGGTVGTQGGFIQQPIVTGGKLRINQSRYEVDLEIARWGLVEQQYRVRNGVRLRCWQILAQQRLLEARRGLIRMADEVVTWTRAKVESGHASKADLLLAENDATTMRLDREQLVDRYRNSWRELAAYLGVPGMEPVPLAGDLVRQSAPVSWEESLEYLLEGSPEIKIAELRVLRTQRDLRREEVEPIPDLILRGGADHNLSNDETTGIVRVYVDMPLWDRNQGNIARAHHALADARQNLTRVRLSIEQRLARRYNQYLTSDTNVKRYQEEILPRSLEAFEIYGEEFRNEKASYSRVQSALGAYAEGIQKLFLEYEELRNAETAIQGMLLVEDIVESTTPRPPSGGLPKAPSGGGVPVGGRPSRDPN, encoded by the coding sequence GTGAGAATCCTCTGGCTCTCCCTCGTTGTGCTGCAGGTCGGCCCGCCGATCGAATTGCCGCCCTTGCCGGATGCTCGGCCGATGGAAGTGAGGACCGGCCCCGCGGCTCCGGGTGAGCGGCAGGTGTTGAGGGTGGCCGAGCTGGAACAGATCGCGCTGCAGTCGAATCCGACCCTTGCGCAGGCGGCCGAGCGGATTGGTCAGGCCCGGGGCAACGTCGATCAGGCCGGAAGATATCCAAACCCGATTGCCGGCTGGAACTCGCAAAGTCTCGGGGCAGGGGGGACGGTCGGGACCCAGGGCGGGTTCATCCAGCAGCCGATCGTCACCGGGGGGAAACTGCGAATCAATCAGTCTCGTTACGAGGTTGATCTTGAGATTGCTCGTTGGGGGCTGGTGGAACAGCAATACCGGGTGCGAAACGGCGTGCGACTCCGTTGCTGGCAGATTCTCGCGCAGCAGCGGTTGCTGGAGGCCCGCAGAGGGCTGATCCGGATGGCGGACGAGGTGGTGACGTGGACCCGGGCGAAGGTCGAGAGTGGTCACGCCTCGAAGGCTGACCTGTTGCTGGCGGAAAACGACGCCACCACGATGCGGTTGGACCGGGAGCAGTTGGTGGATCGTTACCGAAACTCGTGGAGAGAACTGGCAGCCTATCTCGGGGTTCCGGGAATGGAGCCGGTCCCGCTCGCGGGCGATCTGGTGCGGCAGTCGGCGCCGGTTTCGTGGGAGGAGAGTCTGGAGTACCTGCTGGAAGGGAGTCCGGAGATCAAGATTGCCGAGCTGCGTGTTTTGCGAACGCAGCGAGACCTGAGACGCGAGGAGGTCGAGCCGATTCCCGACCTGATCCTCCGGGGGGGAGCAGACCACAACCTCTCGAATGACGAGACGACCGGGATCGTTCGGGTCTACGTCGACATGCCCCTCTGGGACCGCAATCAAGGGAACATTGCCAGAGCGCATCATGCGTTGGCCGACGCTCGTCAGAACCTGACTCGGGTTCGATTGTCGATCGAGCAACGTCTCGCTCGGCGATACAACCAGTATCTGACCAGCGATACAAATGTGAAGCGGTATCAGGAGGAGATTCTGCCCCGGTCGCTCGAGGCGTTCGAGATTTACGGGGAGGAGTTTCGGAACGAGAAGGCGAGCTATTCTCGAGTTCAGTCGGCGCTGGGAGCCTACGCCGAAGGGATTCAGAAATTGTTCCTGGAATACGAGGAACTTCGAAACGCCGAGACCGCGATCCAGGGAATGTTGCTGGTCGAGGACATCGTTGAATCCACGACTCCCAGGCCGCCAAGTGGTGGGCTTCCCAAGGCCCCTTCGGGAGGGGGAGTTCCGGTCGGGGGACGGCCGTCGAGGGACCCGAACTGA
- a CDS encoding YfcE family phosphodiesterase has protein sequence MRIGILSDSHDQIGRTAAAVALLAAEGAEALIHCGDLTEPAIVHTVAEGGIPCHYVLGNNDFDLEGIERAVIATGGTMLGWAAEITLAGRRIGVTHGHLTSEFRRLLKANPDYLLFGHTHQWLNERDGAIRQINPGALHRAREWTVAMLDLDQDEVQFHRVR, from the coding sequence ATGCGAATCGGAATCCTGTCCGACTCTCACGATCAAATCGGGAGGACAGCCGCGGCGGTGGCCTTGCTGGCGGCCGAGGGGGCGGAGGCCTTGATCCACTGCGGCGATCTGACCGAGCCGGCGATCGTTCACACGGTCGCCGAGGGAGGGATCCCTTGCCATTATGTGCTGGGAAATAACGACTTCGATCTTGAAGGGATCGAGCGGGCGGTGATCGCGACCGGGGGAACGATGCTCGGCTGGGCGGCGGAGATCACGCTGGCAGGCCGTCGGATCGGGGTCACGCACGGCCACCTGACGAGCGAATTTCGACGCTTGCTCAAGGCCAATCCCGATTACCTTCTGTTTGGACATACGCATCAATGGCTCAACGAGCGCGACGGCGCCATTCGCCAGATCAATCCGGGAGCCTTGCACCGGGCCAGAGAGTGGACGGTGGCGATGCTCGACCTGGACCAGGATGAGGTGCAGTTTCATCGAGTCCGTTGA
- a CDS encoding PTS sugar transporter subunit IIA encodes MKLSDFVVREAVIVDLQATTKEEAIREIVSGLRDAGRLTESDLESVTRAILNREELGSTGIGQGVAVPHTRHPMVDRLIGTVALSNKGVEFAALDGEPVDILFLLVSPPNQPGDHLRALENISRHLKDEQFVRFLRQARTREQILDVLDEADQSSP; translated from the coding sequence ATGAAACTTTCGGATTTCGTCGTTCGCGAGGCGGTCATTGTCGACCTCCAGGCTACGACCAAGGAAGAAGCGATCCGCGAGATCGTCTCCGGCCTTCGCGACGCGGGCCGCCTGACCGAGTCGGATCTGGAGAGCGTGACCCGGGCCATCCTCAATCGTGAGGAGCTGGGCTCGACCGGAATTGGTCAGGGAGTCGCGGTCCCTCACACCCGACACCCGATGGTCGATCGGCTTATCGGGACCGTCGCCCTCTCCAACAAAGGGGTCGAGTTTGCGGCCCTTGACGGTGAGCCGGTCGATATCCTGTTCCTGCTCGTATCACCCCCGAACCAGCCCGGCGATCACCTTCGGGCGCTCGAAAACATCTCCCGTCATCTGAAGGATGAGCAATTCGTCCGGTTCCTGCGCCAGGCGAGGACCCGGGAGCAAATCCTCGATGTGCTCGACGAGGCCGACCAGTCAAGCCCCTGA
- a CDS encoding HPr family phosphocarrier protein, giving the protein MSQDLHRVRRRVEITNPYGLHLRPAEKFVGLAGKFRAEVRVHYEGRDCNGKSILDLMTLAAECGSWLELEARGPDAEAAITALVELVSTHFGEKTGCDDHQAPPPEADTSPPGGLHP; this is encoded by the coding sequence ATGAGTCAGGACCTTCATCGAGTTCGTCGTCGGGTGGAAATCACCAACCCGTACGGCTTGCACCTCCGACCCGCCGAGAAATTTGTCGGCCTGGCCGGGAAGTTCCGCGCCGAGGTTCGGGTGCACTATGAAGGCCGTGATTGCAACGGCAAGAGCATCCTCGACCTGATGACCCTGGCCGCCGAATGCGGGTCCTGGCTCGAACTCGAAGCCCGAGGACCCGACGCTGAAGCGGCCATCACCGCCCTGGTCGAGCTGGTCTCAACCCATTTCGGGGAGAAGACTGGCTGCGACGATCACCAGGCTCCGCCTCCCGAGGCCGATACCAGCCCGCCCGGAGGGCTGCACCCATGA